The following coding sequences lie in one Arachis ipaensis cultivar K30076 chromosome B03, Araip1.1, whole genome shotgun sequence genomic window:
- the LOC107629126 gene encoding probable histone H2B.1 encodes MAPKAEKKPAEKKPAEEKKSAVAEKAPPAEKKPKAGKKLPKEGAAAAGDKKKKRNKKSVETYKIYIFKVLKQVHPDIGISSKAMGIMNSFINDIFEKLAQESSRLARYNKKPTITSREIQTAVRLVLPGELAKHAVSEGTKAVTKFTSS; translated from the coding sequence ATGGCACCTAAGGCAGAGAAGAAGCCAGCTGAGAAGAAGCCCGCGGAGGAGAAGAAATCCGCCGTTGCTGAGAAGGCTCCACCGGCAGAGAAGAAGCCGAAGGCAGGAAAGAAGCTTCCAAAGGAAGGCGCCGCTGCCGCCGgagacaagaagaagaagaggaacaagAAGAGCGTTGAGACCTACAAGATCTACATCTTCAAGGTCCTGAAGCAAGTCCACCCTGACATCGGTATCTCAAGCAAGGCCATGGGAATCATGAACAGCTTCATCAACGATATCTTTGAGAAGCTCGCTCAAGAATCTTCTAGACTTGCCCGCTACAACAAGAAGCCAACCATAACCTCCAGGGAGATCCAAACCGCAGTCAGGCTAGTCCTGCCCGGAGAGTTGGCAAAGCACGCTGTTTCCGAGGGTACCAAGGCGGTTACCAAGTTTACCAGTTCTTAA
- the LOC107629128 gene encoding glycine-rich RNA-binding protein 4, mitochondrial isoform X2 yields the protein MRLNPTLTNATNLLFKNSCPFSPLLFPRHSSTNLLVTGLSYDTNETVLRDAFEQHGEIIEVKVICDHVTGKSKGYGFVRFTTETSAATGRKEMHKKIIDGRRIRVCYAHKQA from the exons ATGCGCCTAAACCCTACACTTACCAACGCCACCAATCTTCTATTCAAGAACTCTTGCCCTTTTTCTCCCTTGCTATTCCCGCGCCATTCATCTACCAATTTGTTAGTCACAG GACTATCCTATGATACGAACGAAACTGTTCTAAGAGATGCATTTGAACAACATGGCGAAATAATCGAAG TTAAAGTAATATGTGATCATGTCACTGGCAAATCAAAAGGCTATGGATTCGTTCGCTTCACTACTGAAACTTCAGCTGCTACAGGTCGCAAAGAAATGCATAAAAAG ATTATAGATGGGAGACGCATTCGAGTGTGTTATGCTCACAAACAAGCCTAG
- the LOC107629128 gene encoding glycine-rich RNA-binding protein 4, mitochondrial isoform X1: MRLNPTLTNATNLLFKNSCPFSPLLFPRHSSTNLLVTGLSYDTNETVLRDAFEQHGEIIEVKVICDHVTGKSKGYGFVRFTTETSAATGRKEMHKKGFLQIIDGRRIRVCYAHKQA; this comes from the exons ATGCGCCTAAACCCTACACTTACCAACGCCACCAATCTTCTATTCAAGAACTCTTGCCCTTTTTCTCCCTTGCTATTCCCGCGCCATTCATCTACCAATTTGTTAGTCACAG GACTATCCTATGATACGAACGAAACTGTTCTAAGAGATGCATTTGAACAACATGGCGAAATAATCGAAG TTAAAGTAATATGTGATCATGTCACTGGCAAATCAAAAGGCTATGGATTCGTTCGCTTCACTACTGAAACTTCAGCTGCTACAGGTCGCAAAGAAATGCATAAAAAG GGATTTTTGCAGATTATAGATGGGAGACGCATTCGAGTGTGTTATGCTCACAAACAAGCCTAG